In Romboutsia lituseburensis, a genomic segment contains:
- a CDS encoding acyl-[acyl-carrier-protein] thioesterase codes for MAHVFEKKYEVAYRDTNVRQECNLSSYMEFMVDAAFCQEATLGLSISDLIKSNHTWVIYDYKIKIHKYANYRDKLKVVTYVKRFKKFYAIRIFEIYDASNNLIVEGETLAFFIDMIKVRPCIIPKYYYELYCVEEDNKEPIKKLKLKAPEKVTHEKEFEIRYGDIDLNLHVGNVQYVKWIMETIPFEVMTNYRNNHIKIKYEKEIKYGEKIRVQTEIKNLENNILAIHQIIDKDNKEIALLESHWEKINDSNNFIKNLNIEQNIKQ; via the coding sequence ATGGCTCACGTATTTGAAAAAAAATATGAAGTTGCATATAGAGATACGAATGTAAGACAAGAATGCAATTTATCGTCATATATGGAATTTATGGTAGATGCAGCATTTTGTCAAGAAGCTACTTTAGGGCTTTCTATATCAGACTTAATAAAGAGTAATCATACCTGGGTGATTTATGATTACAAAATAAAAATACATAAGTATGCAAATTATAGAGACAAACTAAAGGTAGTTACATATGTTAAAAGGTTTAAAAAATTCTATGCTATTAGAATATTTGAAATATACGATGCAAGTAATAATTTAATAGTAGAAGGAGAAACATTAGCATTTTTTATAGATATGATAAAAGTTAGACCATGCATTATACCGAAGTATTATTATGAACTATATTGTGTAGAAGAAGACAATAAGGAACCGATTAAAAAATTAAAACTAAAAGCACCAGAAAAGGTAACTCATGAAAAAGAGTTTGAAATTAGGTATGGAGATATTGATTTAAATTTGCATGTTGGAAATGTTCAATATGTAAAATGGATTATGGAAACTATACCATTTGAGGTAATGACTAATTATAGAAATAATCATATCAAGATAAAATATGAAAAAGAAATAAAATATGGTGAAAAGATAAGGGTCCAAACAGAAATTAAAAATCTAGAAAATAACATATTAGCAATTCATCAAATAATTGATAAAGATAATAAAGAAATAGCTTTATTAGAAAGTCATTGGGAAAAAATAAATGATAGCAATAATTTTATTAAAAATTTAAATATAGAACAGAATATAAAGCAATAA
- a CDS encoding flavodoxin, whose product MKIIYWSGTGNTETMANLIAKGISNNGKEAEVLSVDKVNIDDIKNENILILGCPSMGTEMLEEGEFEPFIQELENFGQGKKALLFGSYGWGDGEWMRNWEEQMKLYGFEIPIEPVIVNESPEGEDEELCIKYGEQIAKL is encoded by the coding sequence ATGAAAATAATATATTGGAGTGGAACAGGCAATACTGAGACTATGGCAAATTTAATAGCCAAAGGTATTTCAAATAATGGAAAAGAAGCCGAGGTATTAAGCGTAGATAAAGTTAATATAGATGACATAAAAAATGAAAATATCTTAATATTAGGATGCCCATCAATGGGAACAGAAATGTTAGAAGAAGGAGAATTCGAACCATTTATACAGGAACTAGAAAATTTTGGACAAGGTAAAAAAGCATTATTATTTGGATCTTATGGATGGGGAGATGGAGAGTGGATGAGAAACTGGGAAGAACAAATGAAACTATATGGTTTTGAAATACCTATTGAACCAGTTATAGTGAATGAATCACCAGAAGGAGAAGACGAAGAATTATGCATAAAATATGGTGAGCAAATAGCTAAATTATAA
- a CDS encoding PH domain-containing protein, giving the protein MIPITRNHWSEMIFMTFENIVNSIVYIILGLKMIKEGAVFILLGFIFLYLMIIIIKWRYSFFYIEGSTIFVQNGIFKKIKKEIPIDKITTLDTKTNILNRLLNTSKLNINTGAINSLEDIEFSFTLKKDQIEVIKERISNSTKIICKQELKVNEDDIRYKSNLYKMELKDIFLYTITKSKIYVILMVGFLYNILDDLVVIDKVNKYIDNHSKKLEYLYENISKSNIATLVFIIILFLTFIYIISTLICFIYNYVKYYNFTLQRIENNIFIEYGFISKKSFSFNIEQINSIRFDQNLVCQLLNLYNINISVIGYQDDDIASQTLLYPLANKILKEEIIKNIVYELEIYGEKIKPPKHTVSMFLIKRYIISLIILLPVFYYVDIYLWIMCTILSIVLIIQTISGYRLYKNTSIKIGKGKIEISNGSIRKQTIIIPNEKIQSIGYKQSILQRKKQVYDYNIDVCSNNIGDLIKLKNLDTKIINYLEEKAVV; this is encoded by the coding sequence ATGATACCTATAACTAGAAATCACTGGTCAGAGATGATTTTTATGACTTTTGAAAATATAGTTAATTCAATTGTTTATATAATTCTTGGTTTAAAGATGATAAAAGAAGGAGCAGTATTTATTTTACTAGGTTTTATATTTTTATATTTAATGATAATTATAATAAAATGGAGATATAGCTTTTTTTATATTGAAGGAAGTACTATATTTGTACAAAATGGAATATTCAAAAAAATAAAAAAAGAAATACCAATAGATAAAATAACAACTTTAGATACAAAAACAAATATTTTAAATAGATTACTAAATACATCAAAGTTAAATATAAATACAGGTGCAATAAATAGTTTAGAAGATATAGAATTTTCATTTACATTAAAAAAAGATCAAATAGAAGTTATAAAAGAAAGAATATCAAATAGTACAAAGATTATATGTAAACAAGAATTAAAGGTAAACGAAGATGATATTAGATATAAAAGTAATTTATACAAAATGGAGCTTAAAGATATATTTTTATATACTATAACTAAAAGTAAAATTTATGTCATTTTAATGGTCGGATTTTTGTATAACATATTAGATGATTTAGTTGTAATTGATAAAGTAAATAAATATATAGATAATCATAGCAAAAAACTAGAATATTTATATGAAAATATATCAAAAAGTAACATAGCAACATTGGTTTTTATAATAATTTTATTTTTAACATTTATCTATATCATATCAACTTTAATTTGTTTTATATATAATTATGTAAAGTATTATAATTTTACATTACAGAGAATAGAAAATAATATATTTATAGAGTATGGATTTATTAGTAAAAAGAGCTTTAGCTTTAATATTGAACAAATTAACTCCATAAGATTTGATCAAAACTTAGTGTGTCAGCTATTAAATTTATATAACATAAATATAAGCGTAATAGGGTATCAAGATGATGATATAGCATCACAAACACTATTATATCCATTAGCTAATAAAATATTAAAAGAGGAAATAATAAAAAATATAGTATATGAACTTGAAATTTATGGAGAAAAAATTAAACCACCGAAACATACTGTAAGTATGTTTTTAATAAAAAGATATATAATTAGTCTAATAATATTATTACCAGTATTTTATTATGTAGATATTTATTTATGGATAATGTGCACCATATTATCTATAGTATTAATAATTCAAACTATTAGTGGGTATAGGCTGTATAAAAATACTAGTATAAAAATTGGTAAAGGAAAAATAGAAATAAGTAATGGTAGTATAAGGAAACAGACTATTATTATACCTAATGAAAAAATACAGTCAATTGGATATAAGCAAAGTATACTTCAAAGGAAAAAGCAAGTATATGATTATAATATAGATGTATGTTCAAATAACATTGGAGATTTGATTAAACTTAAAAATTTAGATACAAAAATAATAAATTATCTAGAAGAAAAAGCAGTTGTATAA
- a CDS encoding PH domain-containing protein encodes MEYKKLSKKSKQSWFLSRLVTTIIVGIFLVGGEWIVNYKLKLEFTLMFKTPINVIIIIILLLLLLNTFVYPIIEYKQWEYMINEDKVDFKEGIFSIKRTIIPMIRIQHIVINEGFINRIFSLASIDIHTAGGVHTIPNLELKDAKEISEYLRSKISEKVEDENDTYN; translated from the coding sequence TTGGAATATAAAAAACTAAGCAAAAAATCAAAACAATCTTGGTTTTTATCTAGATTAGTAACTACCATAATAGTAGGAATTTTTTTAGTTGGAGGAGAGTGGATTGTAAATTATAAATTAAAGTTGGAATTTACATTAATGTTTAAAACTCCAATAAATGTAATTATTATTATTATACTATTACTATTATTATTAAATACTTTTGTTTATCCAATAATAGAGTATAAACAATGGGAGTATATGATAAATGAAGATAAAGTTGATTTTAAAGAAGGGATATTTTCTATAAAAAGAACTATAATTCCGATGATTAGGATTCAACACATTGTAATTAATGAAGGGTTTATTAATAGAATATTTTCTCTTGCAAGTATAGATATACATACAGCTGGAGGTGTGCATACAATACCAAACTTAGAATTAAAAGATGCAAAAGAAATTAGCGAGTATTTAAGATCTAAAATAAGTGAAAAGGTGGAAGATGAAAATGATACCTATAACTAG
- a CDS encoding thiol-activated cytolysin family protein produces the protein MQQILKFKKVKLLSVVIIVLCMCTSVFISFANPQSNSEEIDLGIDNLKYNKKEVLAVNGDSIESIIPKEGIKSNNKFVVVERSKKSLTTSPVDISIIDSITDRTYPGALQLADEDFVDNKPNLLMCKRNPIDISIDLPGLKKDNTMTVKNPTYANISSSIDELVSNWSEKHSQTHTLPARTQYTESMVYSKSQIASALNVNAKVLDNSLGIDFNAVSNGEKKVMIAAYKQIFYTVSAQLPNNPSELFDDSVTFKELTRKGVSNETPPLMVSNVAYGRTIYVKLETTSKSKDVQSAFKCLIKGNDVNSKQEYKDIFENSSFTAVVLGGDSKEHNKIITKDFDEIRNVIKENAEFSLKNPAYPISYTSTFLKDNSIAAVHNKTDYIETTTTEYSRGKINLDHSGAYVAQFDVSWDEFNYDENGNEILTHKTWSGNNRDKTAHFSTTIPLEANTKNIKILARECTGLAWEWWRTIIDERNVPLANEINASIWGTTLYPRTSLTYQ, from the coding sequence ATGCAACAAATTTTAAAATTTAAAAAAGTAAAGTTGCTAAGTGTTGTTATAATTGTTTTATGTATGTGTACAAGTGTATTTATAAGTTTTGCAAATCCTCAAAGTAATAGTGAAGAAATAGACTTAGGGATAGACAATCTAAAGTATAATAAAAAAGAAGTTTTAGCGGTTAATGGTGATAGTATAGAAAGTATTATTCCAAAAGAAGGAATAAAATCAAATAATAAATTTGTAGTAGTTGAAAGAAGTAAAAAATCACTTACAACATCACCAGTTGATATCTCAATAATCGATTCAATAACAGATCGAACATATCCAGGAGCTTTACAATTAGCGGATGAGGACTTTGTTGACAATAAGCCAAATTTACTAATGTGTAAAAGAAATCCAATAGATATAAGTATAGACCTACCAGGTCTCAAAAAAGATAATACAATGACAGTTAAAAATCCAACATATGCAAATATATCATCAAGTATAGATGAGTTAGTATCTAATTGGAGTGAAAAGCACTCTCAAACTCATACATTACCTGCAAGAACTCAATATACAGAGTCTATGGTTTATAGTAAATCTCAAATAGCTAGTGCACTTAACGTAAATGCAAAAGTTTTAGATAATTCTCTAGGGATAGACTTTAACGCTGTATCAAATGGAGAAAAAAAAGTAATGATTGCAGCATATAAACAAATTTTTTATACTGTAAGTGCTCAACTACCTAATAATCCATCAGAGTTATTTGATGACAGTGTAACTTTTAAAGAGTTAACTCGTAAAGGTGTAAGTAATGAAACACCACCACTTATGGTATCAAATGTAGCATATGGTAGAACTATATATGTAAAATTGGAAACAACATCTAAAAGTAAAGATGTACAATCTGCATTTAAGTGCCTTATAAAAGGAAATGATGTAAATAGTAAGCAAGAATACAAAGATATCTTTGAAAATAGTTCATTTACAGCAGTGGTACTTGGAGGAGATTCAAAAGAGCATAATAAAATAATAACAAAAGATTTCGATGAAATACGAAATGTAATTAAGGAAAATGCAGAATTCAGCTTAAAAAACCCTGCATATCCAATATCATATACAAGTACTTTTTTAAAGGATAATTCAATTGCAGCCGTACATAATAAAACAGACTATATAGAAACTACAACTACAGAGTACTCTAGAGGTAAAATTAATTTAGATCATAGTGGAGCATATGTAGCTCAGTTTGATGTTTCATGGGATGAGTTTAATTATGATGAAAATGGAAATGAAATCTTAACTCATAAGACATGGAGTGGAAATAATAGAGATAAAACAGCCCATTTCTCAACAACAATACCACTTGAAGCTAATACAAAAAATATTAAAATTCTTGCGAGAGAATGCACAGGACTTGCTTGGGAATGGTGGAGAACTATTATAGATGAAAGAAATGTTCCTTTAGCAAATGAAATAAATGCTTCAATATGGGGAACTACTTTATATCCAAGAACGAGCTTAACATATCAATAA
- a CDS encoding sensor histidine kinase gives MIETIDIVNTILQSILVSYFPYYCLKKDNLLEDKKSIFKLLLCCFSIFICIQILTKMIGGSSLSIIIMNVSNIVILGCFYFKNYSKALTSYFIIYFIMQSTVIVFSNVHWSYIEYIINNKELAKVLSVYLPVITIEIIIIVLIRKIYYIYKSLSKHKYYFEIAFLFVFAFDYVLCLSLTIHGNDSIMFKNLTIISCIIFFILLALYFVNINKKIAEIKKLNSSLNNKNNELKKIKHDYGSQISYINGLYIMNQYERLGELLKKIIDGNNDISDNIREISNEESIIAYVVNSLNIEGINLIIEEDIDLNYLNISEYELHKILANIINNSITAMNNNGLIIIKTYKIFNNAYISIKNNGPKIEEKIIDKIFDLGFTTKTDLGNQENGFGLAIVKELVENNNGQIYVDSNNDYTEFKIIFKL, from the coding sequence ATGATAGAAACTATAGATATAGTTAACACAATATTACAATCAATATTAGTAAGCTATTTTCCTTATTATTGTTTAAAAAAAGATAATTTATTAGAAGACAAAAAAAGCATATTTAAATTATTATTATGTTGTTTTTCAATATTTATTTGTATACAAATATTGACTAAAATGATAGGTGGAAGTTCATTATCTATAATTATAATGAATGTTTCAAATATAGTTATACTTGGTTGTTTTTATTTTAAAAACTATAGTAAAGCTCTTACATCTTATTTTATTATATATTTTATAATGCAATCAACAGTTATAGTATTTAGTAATGTACATTGGTCATATATCGAATATATAATTAATAATAAAGAATTAGCTAAAGTTTTAAGTGTATATTTACCAGTAATTACTATAGAAATTATAATAATAGTCTTAATAAGAAAAATATATTATATTTACAAATCATTATCTAAACATAAATATTACTTTGAAATAGCATTTTTATTTGTTTTTGCATTTGACTATGTACTTTGTTTATCATTAACTATACATGGAAATGATAGTATTATGTTTAAAAATTTAACAATAATTAGCTGTATTATATTTTTTATACTATTAGCTTTATATTTTGTAAATATAAATAAAAAAATTGCAGAGATAAAAAAATTAAATAGTTCTTTGAATAATAAAAATAATGAATTAAAGAAAATAAAGCATGATTATGGATCACAGATTTCTTATATAAATGGTTTATATATTATGAATCAATATGAAAGACTAGGTGAGCTTCTAAAAAAGATAATAGATGGTAATAATGATATATCAGATAATATAAGAGAAATATCAAATGAAGAATCTATTATTGCATATGTAGTAAATTCATTAAATATTGAAGGCATAAATTTAATAATAGAAGAAGATATAGATTTAAATTATTTAAATATTTCTGAGTATGAGCTTCATAAAATATTAGCAAATATAATAAATAATTCTATAACTGCTATGAATAATAATGGACTCATTATTATAAAAACATATAAGATTTTTAATAATGCATATATTAGTATAAAAAATAATGGCCCTAAAATAGAAGAAAAAATAATCGATAAAATATTTGATTTAGGATTTACAACGAAAACAGATTTAGGAAATCAAGAAAATGGTTTTGGACTAGCTATAGTTAAGGAATTAGTAGAAAATAATAATGGACAAATATATGTAGATAGTAACAATGACTATACTGAATTTAAGATAATTTTTAAACTTTAA
- a CDS encoding cyclic lactone autoinducer peptide produces the protein MKLKKMMGGLMCLLSVVMMDASAASMLLVGTEEMPQSMKNKR, from the coding sequence ATGAAATTAAAAAAAATGATGGGTGGATTAATGTGTTTATTATCAGTAGTTATGATGGATGCTAGTGCAGCATCTATGTTATTAGTAGGAACAGAAGAAATGCCACAATCAATGAAAAACAAGAGATAA
- a CDS encoding accessory gene regulator B family protein, which yields MIRNKIKNFTEDICEYNGYSKQQQEEIEYTLRIFIFEILKILIIVGLFSVIGYFKEIVFIIITMSLTKPFTGGYHESSQLKCLIATMIIFLIIIILAKNNNLNLISIILINLINIFSVYHQAPIINNDMPLTRYDLIKKNKMLALVNSSILFSIALILYSKGIYSSIITWTLFINSCLMFNKK from the coding sequence ATGATCAGAAATAAAATAAAAAATTTTACAGAAGATATTTGTGAATATAATGGTTATTCTAAACAACAACAAGAAGAGATTGAATATACTCTTAGAATATTTATATTTGAGATACTAAAAATTTTAATTATAGTTGGATTATTTTCTGTAATCGGATACTTTAAAGAAATAGTATTTATTATTATAACTATGAGTTTAACTAAACCTTTTACTGGAGGATATCATGAAAGTTCACAACTCAAATGTTTAATAGCTACAATGATAATATTTTTAATTATTATCATTTTGGCTAAGAATAATAATTTAAATTTAATAAGTATTATTTTAATTAATTTGATAAATATTTTTAGTGTTTATCATCAAGCACCAATAATAAATAATGATATGCCTCTGACAAGATATGATTTAATAAAGAAAAATAAAATGTTAGCATTAGTAAATTCTAGTATATTATTTTCAATTGCTTTAATTTTATACAGTAAAGGGATATATAGTAGTATTATAACATGGACTTTATTCATAAATTCATGTCTTATGTTTAATAAAAAATAA
- a CDS encoding biotin transporter BioY has protein sequence MKTKELSMVALFAALTAIGAFINIPLPYVPFTLQFMFCAFAGILLGSKLGMLSQIVYVGIGLIGIPVFTQGGGFGYIFKPTFGYLIGFIIAAFIIGKLTENKEELNIKNILSAVLTGLFCVYLIGVPYLYFINKFYLGNTYTVYLAVIYGFIMCIGGDFLLSLIIAVVGSKIIPILKKLGYISYK, from the coding sequence ATGAAAACAAAAGAACTGTCAATGGTTGCACTCTTTGCAGCTTTAACAGCTATAGGTGCATTTATAAATATTCCACTACCGTATGTGCCATTTACATTGCAATTTATGTTTTGTGCATTTGCTGGAATACTTTTAGGTTCTAAATTAGGAATGCTATCGCAAATAGTATATGTAGGGATAGGACTTATAGGAATTCCAGTGTTTACACAAGGAGGAGGGTTTGGATATATATTTAAGCCTACATTTGGATATCTTATAGGTTTTATAATTGCAGCATTTATAATTGGAAAGTTAACTGAAAATAAGGAAGAGTTAAATATAAAAAATATATTATCAGCTGTATTGACTGGTTTATTTTGTGTATATCTTATAGGAGTACCGTATTTATATTTTATAAATAAATTTTATCTAGGTAATACATATACTGTATATTTAGCTGTTATTTATGGTTTTATAATGTGTATAGGTGGAGATTTTTTATTAAGTTTAATTATAGCTGTAGTAGGTTCAAAGATAATACCCATATTAAAAAAATTAGGATATATAAGCTATAAATAA
- a CDS encoding nitroreductase family protein, with amino-acid sequence MLDLLKQRRSTRKYKDKPIEKKKLEKLLKAVLLAPSSMNKKPLEFIIIEDKETIKKLSSCKKIGTLGLDTAPMTIAIIANTEVSDVWIEDASVAATILSLQAEALGLGSCWIQIRNRESENENSENKVKNLLNIPDKFRVLALFSIGYKNESKNSYNDSNLDCSKIHFNKF; translated from the coding sequence ATGCTAGATTTATTAAAGCAAAGGAGAAGCACTAGAAAATATAAAGATAAGCCAATAGAGAAAAAAAAATTAGAAAAACTACTTAAAGCAGTATTACTAGCTCCATCTTCAATGAACAAAAAACCTCTTGAATTTATAATAATAGAGGACAAAGAAACCATTAAAAAATTATCAAGTTGCAAAAAAATAGGTACTTTAGGTCTTGATACTGCCCCTATGACTATAGCTATTATTGCTAATACTGAAGTTAGTGATGTTTGGATTGAGGATGCATCTGTTGCAGCTACTATACTTTCACTACAGGCAGAGGCTTTAGGCCTTGGTTCTTGCTGGATACAGATAAGAAATCGAGAAAGTGAAAATGAAAACTCTGAAAATAAAGTAAAAAATCTATTAAATATCCCTGATAAGTTTAGAGTATTAGCATTATTTTCTATAGGATATAAAAATGAATCTAAAAATAGTTACAATGATTCTAATTTAGATTGTTCTAAAATTCATTTTAATAAATTCTAA
- a CDS encoding response regulator transcription factor codes for MDIKPLVLIVEDDKPICKFISVSLETQNYKCVETDSGSHAVSLVCSINPDIIILDLGLPDIDGIEVIEKIRDKSNAKIIVVSARDRDRDKVEALDKGADDYLTKPFSVPELLARIRVGLRNINKNTINCEEISNFKLKELEIDFEKHKVYIRGESIHLTPIEYKLLELMSKYRGRVLTHRFIIKEIWGSYCESETRSLRVFMASIRRKIEVDHAQPEYIITEVGVGYRLVDE; via the coding sequence ATGGATATAAAGCCATTAGTTTTAATTGTAGAAGATGATAAACCTATATGTAAGTTTATAAGCGTATCATTAGAAACCCAAAATTACAAATGCGTAGAAACTGACTCTGGAAGTCATGCAGTTTCATTAGTTTGCTCTATTAATCCAGATATTATAATATTAGATCTTGGACTTCCAGACATAGATGGTATTGAAGTAATAGAAAAAATAAGAGATAAGAGTAACGCAAAAATAATAGTAGTATCAGCAAGGGATAGAGATAGAGATAAAGTTGAAGCCTTGGATAAAGGTGCTGATGACTATTTAACAAAACCTTTTAGTGTACCAGAATTACTTGCAAGAATAAGAGTAGGACTTAGAAATATTAATAAAAATACGATTAATTGTGAAGAAATTTCTAATTTTAAATTAAAAGAATTAGAAATTGACTTTGAAAAGCATAAAGTATATATAAGAGGGGAATCAATACATTTAACACCTATAGAGTATAAATTGTTAGAGCTAATGTCAAAATATAGAGGTAGAGTTCTTACTCATAGATTTATAATAAAAGAAATATGGGGAAGTTATTGTGAAAGTGAAACTCGGTCTTTAAGAGTTTTTATGGCAAGTATAAGACGAAAAATAGAAGTAGATCATGCACAACCAGAATATATAATTACAGAAGTGGGTGTAGGCTATAGATTAGTAGACGAATAA
- a CDS encoding sensor histidine kinase, with the protein MVASIISVLSFNFLFTELYYTLLAYRADYPITFFIMLIVAIITSTLMSNVKEEAMIANLREKRIEALYRSNRKLLQAENKKQVTDFSGESLVKILNKDVMICLAKDNILEEENIYYKKNTKIKDMFISYIDKEAMKYSFNQKIPCGLGTNYYKNIKNYYYPIKGQNKIIGINLNDENRLTNTEKILLESISVQTALAIERENLFEKNRKVSLEAERERLRGNLLRSISHDLRTPLTSILGSVSTIIDNNEVLDGETKKELLKNIYDDTVWISQSFENILSMTRIDEGRLKLNKKIEIVDEIVVEAVSRVKKFSKSHNINLSLPEDIILINADGLLIEQVLVNLIQNAVRYTPKNSNINIKIIKDINYIAFEVEDNGCGISKENIENIFERFYTKTKSNQGEQRGIGLGLAICK; encoded by the coding sequence ATAGTTGCATCTATAATAAGTGTTCTATCCTTTAATTTTTTATTTACAGAACTATATTATACACTACTGGCATATAGAGCAGATTATCCTATAACATTTTTTATAATGCTTATAGTAGCAATAATAACTAGTACGCTAATGTCTAATGTGAAAGAAGAAGCTATGATTGCAAATTTAAGAGAAAAAAGGATAGAAGCACTTTATAGAAGTAATAGAAAGTTACTTCAAGCTGAAAATAAAAAACAGGTAACAGACTTTTCTGGTGAAAGTTTAGTTAAAATTTTAAATAAAGATGTTATGATTTGCTTGGCTAAAGATAATATATTGGAAGAAGAAAATATATATTATAAAAAAAATACTAAAATTAAAGACATGTTTATTTCATATATAGATAAAGAAGCTATGAAATATTCCTTTAATCAAAAAATACCGTGCGGATTAGGGACTAATTATTATAAAAACATAAAAAATTACTACTATCCTATAAAAGGTCAAAATAAAATAATAGGTATAAATTTAAATGATGAAAATCGTTTAACAAATACAGAAAAAATTTTACTTGAATCTATATCTGTTCAAACAGCTTTAGCTATAGAGAGAGAGAATCTTTTTGAAAAAAATAGAAAGGTTAGCTTAGAGGCAGAAAGAGAAAGGTTAAGAGGGAATTTATTAAGATCAATATCTCATGATTTAAGAACTCCTTTAACGAGCATATTAGGTTCAGTATCAACTATAATAGATAATAATGAAGTTTTAGATGGTGAAACTAAAAAAGAACTTCTTAAAAATATATATGATGATACTGTTTGGATAAGTCAATCATTTGAAAATATATTAAGTATGACTAGAATAGATGAAGGAAGATTGAAGTTAAATAAAAAGATAGAAATAGTAGATGAAATAGTAGTTGAAGCAGTTTCTAGAGTTAAAAAATTTTCTAAAAGTCATAATATAAACTTATCATTACCAGAGGATATAATACTTATAAATGCAGATGGCTTATTGATTGAGCAGGTATTAGTAAATTTAATTCAAAATGCAGTTAGATATACTCCTAAAAATTCTAATATTAATATAAAAATAATAAAAGATATTAATTATATAGCATTTGAAGTAGAGGATAATGGATGTGGAATATCAAAAGAAAACATAGAAAATATTTTTGAAAGATTTTATACAAAAACCAAATCAAACCAAGGAGAGCAAAGAGGAATAGGTTTAGGTTTAGCCATATGCAAGTAA
- a CDS encoding DUF4118 domain-containing protein, which yields MKKLNIEKERLYDYDRIECRRLLNKERLSINLLKSTFIMTLTILVSFIFYNMNLNEATIILIYILGVLFISITTEGYFF from the coding sequence ATGAAAAAATTAAATATAGAAAAGGAAAGGTTATATGATTATGATAGGATAGAATGTCGGAGGCTATTAAATAAGGAAAGATTAAGTATAAATTTATTAAAATCAACATTTATAATGACATTAACTATATTAGTGTCATTTATTTTTTATAATATGAATTTAAATGAAGCAACAATTATACTTATATATATACTAGGTGTTTTATTTATATCAATTACAACTGAAGGGTATTTTTTTTGA
- a CDS encoding tetratricopeptide repeat protein — MLGQYLSKNNYEECIKSAIYNLKIDNLDKAMNYLHDALCQNDSSGEVHNLLGILYEKKGDLNLAAKHYRASSDLDPTLQAANINLERVTTYKYMYREDNIDYGEFKTIYKPYYQIVYDSLNIGRLKKNKK; from the coding sequence ATGTTAGGACAATATTTAAGCAAAAATAATTATGAAGAATGTATAAAAAGTGCTATTTATAATTTAAAAATAGATAATTTAGATAAGGCAATGAATTATTTACATGATGCATTATGTCAAAATGATTCATCAGGTGAAGTGCATAATTTATTAGGAATACTATATGAGAAAAAAGGAGATTTAAATTTAGCAGCTAAACATTATAGAGCATCTAGTGATTTAGATCCAACATTACAGGCAGCTAATATTAACTTAGAGAGAGTAACAACATATAAATATATGTATAGAGAAGATAATATTGATTATGGAGAATTTAAAACAATATATAAACCTTATTATCAAATTGTTTATGATAGTCTTAATATAGGAAGGCTGAAAAAGAATAAAAAATAA